The DNA region GGCCCGCCGAGGAGGCGGATTCGCATGCCGGGGTGTAGGGTCCAGACGGGTCGCAGACAGAGCGGTTCGGCCAGGGCGTCGGCGTCGAAGACGGCCGCGCTCGCGGCGGCCGGCGGGCCGGGGTTCCCCTCTCGGCGCGTGAGGATCAGCGTCCAGCCGCCCGGAAGGGGCAGGCGGGCCTCTGCCGCCGCGGGCAGGGTGATCGGGTCGCTCGCGTCCATGCCGAACTGGGGTGCCGGTGGCGGCGCGGCGGAATCGCC from bacterium includes:
- the tilS gene encoding tRNA lysidine(34) synthetase TilS — its product is MDASDPITLPAAAEARLPLPGGWTLILTRREGNPGPPAAASAAVFDADALAEPLCLRPVWTLHPGMRIRLLGGPGSRLLSDIFIDRKVPQRWRGGWPLLLDAEDRALWLPGLARGEQAPVGPQTKRCLCLDLEPPAA